The following DNA comes from Candidatus Eisenbacteria bacterium.
GGGAGAATCCGGTTGAAAACACAACTATTGTACGCATCAGGCGCTGTCGAAGTTACGGTACCGGATGGCGCTACTGTGTATTCCTCCTCATATCCCCGGCCGCCGGCCCCGCCCAACGACATCGTGATGGAAGCAATCAGGAATCCCATCGGATCCCAGGCGCTCGGCACGATGTTGAAGAAACGCCGTCCCGGTGACGTTGTGATTGTAGTCTCCGACATCACGAGACCTATCCCGTACGCCCGCTTCCTTAAGGCAATGATCGAAGAAATCGTGAGTGCAGGTGTTCCGAGGGAGGAGATCCTGATTCTGATCGGAACGGGTACGCATAGACCAAGTTCAGCCGCAGAGCGGAGAGGAATGTTCGGAGAGGAGATATGTTCCAGCTATCGCATTCTTGACCACAAGGCAGATGATGATTCTGAGCTGGTGGAGCTGGAGGGGAAAAGCTGGTCAGGGAGCAGAATCAAACTGAATCGCCATCTTGTCAGAGCCGGGTTCCGGATTATCACCGGTCTCGTGGAACCGCATTTCATGGCCGGCTTCTCGGGCGGACGCAAAGCCATCTGCCCCGGATTGGTATCAATGGAAATGCTGCGGAGTTTCCACGGCTACGAGTTCCTGGCAAACCCTTTGGCTCAAAACGGCCAGCTTGATGACAATCCCTGCCATCTCGAGGCACTCTCGGTCGCCCGCTCGACTGGCGTCGATTTCACGCTGAATATTGTGCTAAATCAGAAGCGCCAAATCGTCAGAACCTTCGCCGGCGAGTTGGATGCATCCCACAGGGCTGCCTGTGATTCTGTTCGCACGTATGCCTGTCCCAAGGTCGAATTCGAGCACGATGTCGTATTGACTTCATGCGGCGGGTATCCTTTGGACACAACCTTTTACCAGTGTGTGAAAGGAATGGTATCTTGCCTGCCGGCAGTGAAGGATGGCGGAGCTGTAATATCGCTGGGTAGCTGTTCGGAAGGTGTTGGGAGCCCGGACTACAGAGCAATGATGTTCGAGTATTCCGGACGCTGGCGCGAGTTCCTGAATCACATTAGGGCAAACCCTGAGGTAAGGAAGGACCAGTGGGAGCTTCAGATGCAAGCCCGCGCGCTGGAGAAAGTAGGTGACGGGAATCTGTATTTTGCAACTGAGGGTCTCGCTACTGACGAAGTTAACAAGTTATCTATGCGTGCCGTCCGCGTGAGAGACTGCGGTGTCCGAACGGCGGTACAGGAACTCCTGGACCGGCTTGTCGGGAAAGAGACATCTCTGGCGGTCATCCCTGAGGGGCCTTACTGCACGCCAATCGGAGGATGACGCGATATCAGGGAACAATTCGCCACCTGCTTGAGTCTTCCAGACAGCAATCGATGATCCTAAATAGGGCACTCCCTTTTTTGGGGGAGGCACCCCAGGAATCTCGTCATGTTCGCTCCAACGCCATTTCCTACGGCTACCTCGCGGCTCATCGTCATCACAAGACAACCCGGTCGAGGTATGATACAGTCGACGGTCGGTTACTTTTCAGCCATTCCGTTTGACAGCGTAACTGTCGAAGCAGGGGATTGGACGGTCTTCAGTCCGGAGGGAGGGATCGATGTACAGGACAGTG
Coding sequences within:
- the larA gene encoding nickel-dependent lactate racemase: MKTQLLYASGAVEVTVPDGATVYSSSYPRPPAPPNDIVMEAIRNPIGSQALGTMLKKRRPGDVVIVVSDITRPIPYARFLKAMIEEIVSAGVPREEILILIGTGTHRPSSAAERRGMFGEEICSSYRILDHKADDDSELVELEGKSWSGSRIKLNRHLVRAGFRIITGLVEPHFMAGFSGGRKAICPGLVSMEMLRSFHGYEFLANPLAQNGQLDDNPCHLEALSVARSTGVDFTLNIVLNQKRQIVRTFAGELDASHRAACDSVRTYACPKVEFEHDVVLTSCGGYPLDTTFYQCVKGMVSCLPAVKDGGAVISLGSCSEGVGSPDYRAMMFEYSGRWREFLNHIRANPEVRKDQWELQMQARALEKVGDGNLYFATEGLATDEVNKLSMRAVRVRDCGVRTAVQELLDRLVGKETSLAVIPEGPYCTPIGG